One Glycine max cultivar Williams 82 chromosome 6, Glycine_max_v4.0, whole genome shotgun sequence DNA segment encodes these proteins:
- the LOC100808120 gene encoding callose synthase 12 gives MSLRHRQSPAAAASAVPGRDEEPFNIVPVHNLLADHPSLRFPEVRAAAAALHSVGDLRRPPFGQWRPNMDLLDWLALFFGFQRDNVRNQREHLVLHLANAQMRLTPPPDNIDTLDAGVLRRFRKKLLKNYTSWCSYLGKKSNIWISDHRRGEDLRRELLYVSLYLLIWGEAANLRFMPECICYIFHNMANELNRILEDFIDENTGQPVMPSVSGENAFLNLVVKPIYDTIKREVDSSRNGTAPHSAWRNYDDINEYFWSRRCFEKLKWPLDIGSNFFVTAGGGGKHVGKTGFVEQRSFWNLFRSFDRLWVMLILFLQAAIIVAWEGKTYPWQLYYLQTIYDDEWKNFIERMRREGLAKDSDIWTDKLRDLRLWASYRGQTLSRTVRGMMYYYRALKMLTFLDSASEMDIREGARELVSMRHDDLESSNSKSPSSKSLSRASSSVSLLFKGHEYGTALMKFTYVIACQIYGTQKEKKDPHADEILYLMQNNEALRVAYVDEKTTGRDEKEYYSVLVKYDQQLQMEVEIYRVKLPGPLKLGEGKPENQNHAIIFTRGDAVQTIDMNQDNYFEEALKMRNLLEEYRSYYGIRKPTILGVREHIFTGSVSSLAWFMSAQETSFVTLGQRVLANPLKVRMHYGHPDVFDRFWFLTRGGISKASRVINISEDIFAGFNCTLRGGNVTHHEYIQVGKGRDVGLNQVSMFEAKVASGNGEQVLSRDVYRLGHRLDFFRMLSFFYTTVGFFFNTMVVVLTVYAFLWGRLYLALSGVEESMESNSNDNKALGTILNQQFIIQLGLFTALPMIVENSLEHGFLQAIWDFLTMQLQLSSVFYTFSMGTRSHFFGRTVLHGGAKYRATGRGFVVEHKRFAEIYRLFARSHFVKAIELGLILVIYASHSPVATDTFVYIALTITSWFLVASWIMAPFVFNPSGFDWLKTVYDFDDFMNWIWYSGSVFAKAEQSWERWWYEEQDHLKVTGLWGKLLEIILDLRFFFFQYGIVYQLGISDHNTSIAVYLLSWIYVFVVSGIYAVVVYARNKYAAKEHIYYRLVQFLVIILAILVIVGLLEFTKFKFMDIFTSLLAFIPTGWGLISIAQVFRPFLQSTIIWDGVVSVARIYDIMFGVIIMSPVALLSWLPGFQNMQTRILFNEAFSRGLRIFQIVTGKKSQS, from the exons ATGAGTCTCCGCCACCGTCAATCTCCGGCGGCGGCGGCCTCCGCCGTCCCCGGCCGCGACGAAGAGCCGTTCAACATCGTTCCAGTGCACAACCTCCTCGCCGACCACCCGTCGCTGCGCTTCCCCGAGGTGCGCGCGGCGGCGGCAGCGCTGCACTCCGTCGGCGACCTCCGGAGACCGCCGTTCGGGCAATGGCGGCCGAACATGGACCTCCTCGACTGGCTCGCGCTCTTCTTCGGCTTCCAGCGCGACAACGTTCGGAACCAGCGCGAGCATTTGGTTCTCCACCTCGCCAACGCTCAGATGCGCCTCACGCCGCCGCCGGACAACATAGACACGCTCGACGCCGGCGTGCTCCGCCGCTTCCGCAAGAAGCTCCTGAAAAATTACACCTCGTGGTGCTCCTACTTAGGAAAAAAATCCAACATCTGGATCTCCGACCACCGCCGCGGCGAAGACCTCCGCCGCGAACTCCTCTACGTCTCGCTCTACCTCCTGATCTGGGGAGAGGCCGCAAATCTCCGATTCATGCCGGAGTGCATCTGCTACATCTTCCACAACATGGCGAACGAGTTGAATAGAATCTTGGAAGATTTCATCGACGAGAACACCGGGCAACCGGTCATGCCCTCGGTTTCCGGTGAGAACGCGTTTTTGAACTTGGTAGTGAAGCCTATTTATGATACTATTAAGCGCGAGGTTGATAGTAGTAGGAATGGAACTGCTCCTCATAGTGCTTGGAGGAACTATGACGATATAAATGAGTATTTTTGGAGTAGGAGGTGTTTTGAGAAGCTGAAGTGGCCACTTGATATTGGGAGTAACTTTTTTGTTACTGCTGGTGGTGGAGGGAAGCATGTGGGGAAGACTGGGTTTGTGGAGCAGAGGTCGTTTTGGAATTTGTTTAGGAGTTTTGATAGGCTTTGGGTGATGCTGATACTGTTTCTTCAGGCGGCGATTATTGTGGCTTGGGAGGGGAAGACTTACCCTTGGCAG CTGTACTACTTGCAGACTATATATGATGATGAGTGGAAAAATTTTATCGAGAGGATGCGTCGGGAGGGATTGGCAAAAGACAGTGATATTTGGACCGACAAACTTAGAGATTTGAGGCTCTGGGCTTCCTACAGAGGTCAGACGTTATCACGGACAGTTAGAGGAATGATGTACTACTATCGTGCCCTCAAGATGTTGACTTTTCTGGATTCTGCATCAGAAATGGATATTCGGGAAGGTGCCCGCGAACTTGTTTCAATGAGGCATGATGATTTAGAGAGTTCCAACTCAAAGTCGCCTTCCTCCAAGAGTTTAAGTAGAGCAAGCAGTTCTGTTAGTTTGTTATTCAAGGGTCATGAATATGGGACTGCTTTAATGAAATTCACATATGTGATTGCTTGCCAGATATATGGAACtcagaaggaaaaaaaggatcctcatgctgatgaaattttgtATCTAATGCAAAATAATGAGGCCCTTCGAGTTGCTTATGTTGATGAGAAAACCACTGGAAGGGATGAGAAGGAGTATTACTCTGTTCTTGTTAAGTATGACCAACAGTTGCAGATGGAGGTGGAAATTTACCGCGTAAAGTTGCCTGGACCCTTGAAGCTTGGGGAAGGAAAGCCGGAAAATCAAAATCATGCCATCATCTTCACTCGCGGTGATGCAGTTCAGACTATTGATATGAATCAGGACAACTACTTTGAGGAGGCACTTAAAATGCGAAATCTCTTGGAAGAATACAGGAGTTACTATGGTATCCGGAAACCCACTATTTTGGGAGTTAGGGAACACATTTTTACTGGTTCTGTTTCCTCTCTTGCTTGGTTCATGTCAGCTCAGGAAACAAGTTTTGTCACCTTAGGACAGAGGGTTTTGGCAAATCCTTTGAAGGTTAGAATGCATTACGGTCACCCAGATGTGTTTGACAGGTTTTGGTTTTTGACTCGAGGTGGTATCAGTAAAGCTTCCAGAGTGATCAACATAAGTGAGGACATCTTTGCTGGATTTAATTGTACTCTTCGTGGAGGTAATGTCACTCACCATGAGTACATTCAGGTTGGAAAGGGAAGGGATGTTGGGTTGAATCAAGTATCAATGTTTGAAGCAAAGGTTGCCAGTGGAAATGGGGAGCAAGTCCTAAGTAGAGATGTGTACAGATTGGGTCATAGGCTGGATTTTTTCCGGATGCTCTCATTCTTCTACACTACTGTGGGGTTCTTCTTCAACACTATGGTGGTGGTTCTGACTGTATATGCATTTTTATGGGGTCGGCTATATCTTGCTCTTAgtggtgttgaggagtcaatgGAAAGCAACAGCAATGACAATAAAGCACTTGGTACCATCTTGAATCAACAGTTCATCATCCAACTTGGACTTTTCACTGCCCTTCCAATGATTGTAGAGAATTCCCTTGAGCATGGGTTCCTTCAAGCTATCTGGGATTTCTTGACCATGCAGCTCCAGCTTTCATCAGTTTTTTACACATTCTCAATGGGAACTCGAAGTCATTTCTTTGGACGGACTGTTCTGCATGGTGGGGCAAAATATCGAGCTACTGGTCGTGGTTTTGTTGTAGAGCACAAGAGATTTGCTGAAATCTATAGACTCTTTGCCCGTAGCCATTTTGTGAAAGCAATTGAATTGGGGCTGATACTTGTAATTTATGCATCACATAGTCCTGTAGCTACTGACACATTTGTTTATATAGCCTTGACCATCACTAGTTGGTTCTTAGTTGCATCATGGATTATGGCACCATTTGTGTTCAATCCTTCTGGCTTTGATTGGTTAAAAACTGTTTACGATTTTGATGACTTTATGAACTGGATTTGGTACAGTGGAAGTGTATTTGCTAAAGCTGAACAGAGCTGGGAAAGGTGGTGGTATGAAGAGCAGGATCATCTAAAGGTAACTGGCCTTTGGGGAAAGCTTTTGGAGATAATCTTAGACCTTCGATTCTTCTTTTTCCAGTATGGAATTGTCTATCAGTTAGGCATTTCTGATCATAATACCAGTATTGCTGTTTACTTGTTATCCTGGATTTATGTGTTTGTTGTATCTGGGATTTATGCTGTGGTAGTCTATGCCCGGAACAAATATGCAGCCAAAGAGCATATCTATTATCGGCTGGTCCAGTTCCTTGTCATAATTCTTGCAATACTTGTGATAGTTGGTTTGCTGGAATTcactaaattcaaattcatgGATATTTTTACTAGCCTGTTGGCGTTCATACCCACAGGCTGGGGTCTGATATCGATTGCCCAAGTATTCCGGCCATTTTTGCAGTCCACTATCATTTGGGATGGTGTTGTTTCAGTGGCCCGTATATATGATATAATGTTTGGAGTCATTATCATGTCCCCTGTGGCACTACTATCATGGTTGCCTGGATTTCAGAATATGCAAACCAGAATTCTTTTCAATGAAGCATTCAGCAGGGGCCTCCGGATATTCCAGATTGTTACAGGGAAAAAATCACAGAGTTGA